A region from the Bacillota bacterium genome encodes:
- a CDS encoding HDIG domain-containing protein produces the protein MERAQALAHLKKHVKNKNLLKHMYAVEAVMRVLARKLGGDEEKWALAGLLHDIDYDQTADKPEEHSLVGAQLLTDLGVDADIAQAVRVHNDIHGLPRQSLLDSALYVSDPLTGLIVAAALIHPDKKLAAINTEFILNRFGEKQFARGANREQIARCKEELGIELEEFVSLAHNAMLSISDQLGL, from the coding sequence ATGGAACGAGCTCAAGCGCTAGCGCATCTTAAGAAACATGTAAAAAACAAGAACCTGCTGAAACACATGTATGCTGTGGAAGCAGTTATGCGAGTCTTGGCCCGGAAGCTGGGGGGCGACGAGGAAAAGTGGGCCTTGGCAGGATTGCTGCATGACATCGATTACGACCAAACCGCAGACAAACCGGAAGAACACAGTCTTGTAGGAGCCCAGTTGCTGACGGACCTTGGCGTCGATGCGGATATTGCCCAAGCTGTCCGTGTGCATAATGACATCCATGGACTACCCCGCCAGTCACTTCTGGACAGCGCACTGTATGTTTCCGATCCGCTTACGGGACTGATTGTCGCGGCGGCCTTGATCCATCCGGACAAAAAATTGGCAGCCATCAACACCGAATTTATTCTCAATCGGTTTGGGGAAAAGCAGTTTGCCAGAGGCGCAAACCGGGAGCAGATCGCTAGATGCAAGGAAGAGTTGGGGATTGAACTGGAGGAGTTTGTCAGTTTAGCCCACAACGCAATGCTCTCAATCAGCGACCAGCTGGGATTGTAA
- a CDS encoding M1 family metallopeptidase, with protein sequence MSLFTANNSFTQQISHYEIEITFSPPTGRLRCHASVLLTAEKNCSDFYFVLGDFCEVETVCYLGLPLIFKKRKLSGQQNLLKIKLPRKADIGEKLTLTFTYTGALKPSDSRGCINTELCELPPESNWYPAVPGIQKYTANITVITPGPMRIIATGNMAEEKRLDTRYQTHWASGVPGSGLHIVAGQFNRTERKGLAVYYPRPLVNQARSLANSGEKIVEHLKQLLGEHPAGECTLIIIEQERPEAHVSTQLNTISSGLLARETTEKNTREKQIVLFRMAARELGRRWLEAALPSQNPADTWYLTALAEYTSWMLVEAEYGVEVRNQIMAEAKLNAKYAGSIHSACSRFPSLPDWLLSKGSWLMRIVHCALGNQFYPLIQEVFSQHDRTAPEAKVFFSLLAQKAGTNFDHLYHEWVVSSRKLILELDAPRTFTDENGQWQLVFSLVNRGKLRWQNEVEMQLISEDGSKELKKFTISNEPFLISSPSRVTEIEIDPQRKLLNWAKTTKYTV encoded by the coding sequence ATGTCGTTATTTACCGCCAACAATAGTTTTACACAACAAATCAGTCATTATGAAATTGAAATCACTTTTTCTCCCCCCACCGGGCGCTTGCGCTGCCATGCATCGGTATTGCTGACAGCGGAAAAGAATTGTTCAGATTTCTACTTTGTGCTGGGTGACTTCTGTGAAGTGGAGACCGTTTGTTATCTTGGACTGCCCCTTATTTTTAAAAAACGTAAGCTTTCAGGACAACAGAATCTGCTGAAAATCAAGCTTCCCAGAAAAGCGGACATCGGAGAAAAGCTAACGCTTACGTTTACATATACCGGCGCGCTGAAACCCTCTGATTCCCGAGGTTGCATAAACACCGAGCTCTGTGAGCTTCCTCCCGAAAGCAATTGGTACCCGGCTGTGCCCGGAATACAGAAATACACAGCAAATATTACAGTCATAACGCCCGGTCCGATGCGGATTATTGCAACCGGCAACATGGCCGAGGAGAAACGCCTTGATACCCGCTATCAGACGCATTGGGCGAGCGGCGTCCCCGGCAGCGGGTTGCACATTGTCGCTGGGCAGTTCAACCGGACCGAGCGAAAGGGGCTTGCAGTTTATTATCCCCGTCCTCTGGTAAATCAAGCGCGCTCACTGGCCAATTCCGGCGAGAAAATAGTCGAACACCTCAAGCAGTTGCTGGGTGAGCATCCCGCCGGAGAATGCACCCTGATTATTATAGAGCAAGAGCGACCAGAAGCGCATGTTTCCACTCAGCTTAATACAATCAGCTCTGGCTTGCTTGCCCGGGAGACCACCGAAAAAAACACCCGGGAAAAGCAAATCGTTTTATTTCGAATGGCCGCCCGGGAACTGGGCAGGCGATGGCTGGAAGCAGCATTGCCCAGTCAGAACCCGGCCGATACCTGGTATCTCACAGCCCTAGCTGAATACACCAGTTGGATGCTGGTTGAAGCGGAGTATGGCGTTGAAGTTCGCAATCAGATAATGGCTGAAGCAAAGCTGAACGCTAAATACGCTGGGTCAATTCACTCAGCCTGCAGCCGCTTTCCCTCACTTCCCGATTGGTTGCTGAGCAAAGGCAGTTGGTTAATGCGTATAGTGCATTGTGCCCTGGGCAATCAATTTTATCCTTTGATCCAAGAAGTCTTTTCCCAGCATGACAGAACAGCGCCTGAAGCCAAAGTCTTTTTCTCCCTGCTGGCGCAAAAGGCCGGAACAAATTTTGACCATCTCTATCATGAATGGGTAGTTTCGTCAAGAAAGCTGATACTAGAACTTGACGCGCCCCGCACATTTACTGATGAAAACGGTCAGTGGCAGCTGGTTTTTTCGCTGGTAAACAGAGGCAAGCTTCGCTGGCAGAATGAGGTGGAAATGCAACTGATTTCCGAAGACGGCTCCAAAGAACTGAAGAAATTTACAATCAGCAACGAACCGTTTTTGATCAGCAGCCCGTCAAGGGTCACCGAGATTGAAATTGACCCCCAGCGCAAGCTGTTGAATTGGGCAAAGACAACGAAATACACTGTATAA
- a CDS encoding hemolysin III family protein has translation MKLALKDPISGLTHFVGALLAVAGLVLLVVFGYMEGTAWHVVSFAIFGASMILLYTASTLYHWLPLGEKGSAIMRRIDHMMIYVLIAGTYTPVCLVAIRGGWGWSLFGSIWGLAIAGIVLKIFWLDAPRWLATSFYLFMGWLAVVAFYPLIHSVPIGGIFWLVFGGILYSIGAVIYAVKKPNLHRHFGFHEIFHLFVMAGSFSHFLLMWRYILKL, from the coding sequence ATGAAGCTAGCTTTGAAAGACCCTATTAGCGGTTTGACCCATTTTGTGGGGGCGTTGTTGGCCGTTGCGGGTTTAGTGCTGCTTGTTGTCTTCGGCTATATGGAGGGAACGGCTTGGCATGTAGTGTCCTTTGCAATCTTTGGCGCCAGCATGATTTTACTTTACACCGCCAGTACTCTCTACCATTGGCTGCCCCTGGGAGAGAAAGGTAGTGCCATCATGCGCCGGATTGACCATATGATGATTTATGTGTTGATTGCCGGGACTTATACGCCGGTATGTCTGGTGGCAATAAGGGGCGGTTGGGGATGGAGCTTGTTCGGCAGCATTTGGGGGTTGGCAATTGCCGGGATTGTGCTGAAGATTTTTTGGCTGGACGCCCCGCGCTGGCTTGCGACCTCTTTCTATCTGTTCATGGGCTGGTTGGCCGTCGTCGCCTTTTATCCTCTGATTCATTCTGTTCCCATCGGCGGCATCTTCTGGCTTGTATTTGGAGGTATTCTATACAGCATCGGCGCAGTGATTTACGCCGTGAAAAAGCCTAACCTACATCGTCATTTCGGGTTCCATGAAATATTTCATCTGTTTGTGATGGCCGGTAGTTTCAGCCACTTTCTGTTGATGTGGCGCTACATCCTCAAATTATAA
- a CDS encoding GNAT family N-acetyltransferase, which translates to MNYLDFNEINNWLSQEPELTYTLRQQLFFEQLGTGTKILYRPNALVMTDWALRFYGEADDLDQLLAQLPSQKKYHFFGVPVDNLPQVEKHFQDIEIEEDCGVYTLVKEDFAAHQVETLDSLTQADAEFVNEHWTYRSDDSLPFFQDIINRFPSSAIRVDGQLAGWSVCYNATDDFVNLGSLKVLPQYRKRGFGRKLALDLAAKVLETGKIPLVHILDDNIASRTLSTGIGFKLHPKKIFWGVGIKR; encoded by the coding sequence ATGAATTATTTGGATTTTAACGAAATCAACAATTGGTTGTCACAGGAACCGGAATTAACATATACGTTACGACAGCAATTGTTCTTTGAACAACTGGGAACCGGAACAAAGATTCTTTATCGCCCCAACGCATTGGTAATGACAGATTGGGCGCTGCGTTTCTATGGTGAAGCGGACGACCTCGATCAGCTCTTGGCCCAGCTGCCATCCCAGAAAAAATATCATTTTTTTGGGGTCCCTGTGGACAACCTTCCGCAAGTCGAAAAACATTTTCAGGATATCGAAATTGAAGAGGATTGTGGCGTCTACACATTGGTAAAAGAAGATTTTGCTGCCCACCAGGTTGAGACCCTGGACAGTCTCACCCAGGCTGATGCCGAATTTGTCAATGAGCATTGGACCTACCGTTCCGATGATAGTCTGCCTTTTTTTCAGGACATCATCAACCGTTTTCCCAGCAGTGCCATTCGGGTGGATGGCCAGTTGGCCGGTTGGTCGGTATGTTATAATGCGACCGATGACTTTGTTAATCTGGGTTCGCTGAAAGTACTGCCCCAGTATAGAAAACGGGGTTTTGGACGCAAACTGGCTTTAGACCTTGCAGCGAAGGTCCTGGAAACAGGCAAAATACCGCTTGTCCATATTCTCGATGACAATATCGCATCTCGAACGTTATCCACCGGTATTGGATTTAAATTGCATCCTAAAAAAATTTTTTGGGGTGTTGGCATAAAGCGGTAG
- a CDS encoding GNAT family N-acetyltransferase yields the protein MIEITRAGDNDRQIVEEIGKHYDPSFINHVYNTWEERGGLYIARREGRTVGFCGLVFPAPTEAQILGIRLLPDFQREDVGRQFVIGLIQVAQEKGCNTVRMLTSTENWETQAALQRNLNFVRRGTWAVAYREEMRSELCDSRQSLEPASPEILDDIWQYLQYSMTYRHSEGLIFNNGYTYRQFSKAYLNQLLEQGRVYACDSGGVITGVIIAHCQDDTMHLHYVDAQPTVVKDLLLGILARHCECKCNYLTAAVPTDSYREIRPLLEQVVKEHAPDYWLVMEKEVSPLALPRD from the coding sequence ATGATTGAAATTACCCGCGCCGGCGATAACGACCGGCAGATTGTCGAAGAGATTGGCAAACACTATGACCCGAGTTTTATTAATCACGTCTACAACACCTGGGAGGAACGCGGAGGTCTGTACATAGCCCGCCGGGAAGGTCGCACCGTCGGTTTTTGCGGGCTTGTATTTCCTGCTCCAACCGAAGCACAGATACTGGGGATTCGGTTGCTTCCGGATTTTCAACGGGAGGATGTCGGTCGCCAATTTGTTATCGGGTTGATACAGGTTGCCCAGGAAAAGGGTTGCAATACAGTGCGGATGTTGACTTCCACAGAGAACTGGGAGACCCAGGCAGCTTTGCAGCGCAATTTAAACTTTGTCCGTCGCGGAACCTGGGCCGTGGCATACAGGGAAGAGATGCGGTCTGAGCTTTGCGACTCCCGCCAATCCCTTGAGCCGGCATCACCTGAAATTCTAGATGATATCTGGCAATACTTGCAATACAGCATGACCTACCGGCATAGCGAAGGCCTAATCTTTAACAATGGCTATACGTACCGGCAATTTTCCAAGGCCTATTTAAATCAGTTGTTGGAACAGGGCCGGGTGTATGCATGTGATTCCGGCGGGGTAATCACCGGTGTGATTATCGCCCACTGCCAAGACGATACTATGCATCTGCATTATGTAGACGCCCAGCCAACTGTGGTTAAGGACTTGTTGCTTGGAATTCTCGCCCGGCACTGTGAATGCAAATGCAATTACCTGACAGCGGCTGTACCTACTGACTCGTACCGGGAGATTCGTCCGCTCTTGGAGCAGGTTGTCAAAGAGCATGCGCCTGATTATTGGTTGGTTATGGAAAAGGAAGTTTCTCCCCTGGCCTTGCCCCGGGACTGA
- a CDS encoding DMT family transporter, producing the protein MKQYAPYLAGIGFASIFGLSFMFTRGALEHLAPFHLLGLRFAMAITFFTLLRLTGLIKISTPPQIYKDLLPLAIFQPLIYFSAETTGVLLTSASYAGMMIAVIPIFVAILAATFLGERPSRIQTLFILTSVAGVIFITTMDNQSNVDANPLGTLALLGAVLAGACYNITSRRASAKYTPVQITWVMMLIGAVTFNTIAIIQHLIGGNLSAYLTPLPLIWPAVLYLGGLSSVLAFFLINFSLSKLTAAQSSVFANLVTVIAITAGVLFRGEAFYWYHALGAVAILAGVWGTNRHAASRFRKQTTKSA; encoded by the coding sequence ATGAAACAATATGCGCCATATCTGGCGGGCATTGGCTTCGCCAGTATTTTTGGTTTATCGTTCATGTTCACCCGGGGCGCTCTGGAACATCTTGCCCCTTTTCATCTTCTCGGTCTGCGCTTCGCGATGGCAATCACCTTTTTCACGCTTTTGCGCTTGACGGGTCTCATTAAGATTTCGACCCCGCCGCAAATTTACAAAGACTTGCTGCCCCTGGCCATTTTTCAACCCCTGATCTATTTTTCCGCTGAGACCACCGGCGTGCTGCTCACTTCCGCTTCCTATGCCGGCATGATGATTGCAGTAATCCCCATCTTTGTAGCGATTCTTGCCGCCACATTCCTAGGGGAACGCCCCAGCCGCATCCAAACCTTGTTTATCCTCACATCGGTTGCCGGCGTGATCTTCATAACAACCATGGACAACCAAAGTAATGTTGATGCCAATCCGCTGGGAACCCTTGCCCTATTGGGCGCGGTCTTAGCCGGCGCCTGCTACAACATAACATCCAGACGCGCTTCAGCAAAATATACACCTGTTCAAATAACATGGGTGATGATGTTGATTGGCGCTGTTACATTTAACACCATAGCAATCATCCAGCATCTTATCGGGGGCAATTTATCGGCATACTTAACACCGTTACCACTAATCTGGCCAGCAGTTCTCTATCTTGGCGGCCTTTCCTCTGTGCTTGCTTTCTTCCTGATTAACTTTAGCCTCAGTAAGCTCACAGCGGCCCAAAGCTCAGTCTTTGCCAATTTAGTAACTGTCATTGCAATCACCGCCGGGGTATTGTTTAGAGGCGAGGCATTTTACTGGTACCATGCCCTTGGCGCCGTTGCCATCCTTGCAGGAGTTTGGGGCACCAACCGGCACGCAGCTTCCCGCTTCCGGAAACAAACCACAAAAAGTGCATAG
- a CDS encoding MATE family efflux transporter, with product MRLIIGWLWKRKFLPWPCPGTDCPGLFSSIYAERVMQMSEATEQQRLLGLNPASLYKDIWKLSWPVMLGTGLHMGFNLADVAWISRLGALQVAIPALAGSVLWLFMSLSEAISIGTVAMISRFEGAGKRGLMSHVVIHSFWLSLAMAAVVGGLGVIFAEPLLLLFTDDLVTLAGAVPYMQITAAGLVFTFATVSISASLNGIGDTKTPMLVMMGTNALNIILDPLFIFGWLGFPALGVQGAAWATFISNAISVVILLFLLFRRRELNVRSLLAPFNFSIVNNILGIGIPACLQSAARSATGTVMFWLVMNGYGPAAGAAFGAGQRIVGLIFVFLSGLSVAATTLIGQILGLGDKSLAMLASRRLIILGIWVQVAIGFAYIVLASPVTRLLLADDPQALASGISYVRIIGIGLMLGASTGVVGGVFKGAGYTMPTFVAGTVANWLIKIPIAMAGSLWLNWPVEAIWWAISLSVVVEWWLLFVWLRRGSWLEREIVVQSA from the coding sequence ATGCGCCTGATTATTGGTTGGTTATGGAAAAGGAAGTTTCTCCCCTGGCCTTGCCCCGGGACTGATTGTCCCGGGTTGTTTTCTTCTATATACGCAGAAAGAGTGATGCAGATGTCTGAAGCAACTGAACAGCAGCGGTTGTTGGGGTTGAATCCCGCATCGCTGTACAAGGATATTTGGAAATTATCCTGGCCGGTTATGCTGGGTACTGGTTTGCATATGGGGTTCAATTTGGCCGATGTGGCTTGGATCAGCCGCCTCGGCGCCCTGCAGGTGGCAATTCCCGCTTTGGCGGGTTCTGTTTTATGGCTGTTTATGTCCCTTTCAGAGGCCATTAGCATCGGCACTGTAGCGATGATTTCACGCTTTGAAGGGGCAGGAAAACGAGGTTTGATGTCCCATGTGGTTATTCATAGTTTTTGGCTGTCTCTAGCCATGGCGGCAGTTGTTGGCGGTTTAGGCGTAATTTTCGCCGAGCCGTTGCTTTTGCTGTTTACCGACGATTTAGTCACACTTGCGGGAGCGGTACCCTATATGCAGATAACCGCCGCCGGCCTTGTTTTTACTTTTGCTACGGTATCCATCAGCGCCAGTCTCAATGGCATTGGCGATACGAAGACTCCGATGCTGGTGATGATGGGCACCAATGCTTTGAATATTATTCTTGACCCGCTTTTTATTTTTGGCTGGTTGGGGTTTCCCGCTCTGGGGGTACAGGGTGCTGCCTGGGCAACATTCATATCCAACGCAATATCGGTAGTTATCCTCTTGTTCCTGCTTTTCCGTCGTCGGGAATTAAATGTTCGTTCACTGTTGGCGCCCTTTAACTTTTCGATTGTCAACAATATACTTGGAATCGGGATTCCAGCTTGTCTCCAATCGGCCGCCCGCTCTGCTACCGGCACTGTTATGTTCTGGTTGGTGATGAACGGGTACGGACCAGCGGCCGGTGCGGCCTTTGGGGCCGGTCAGCGGATAGTAGGGCTGATTTTTGTGTTTCTCAGCGGACTCAGTGTGGCTGCAACTACGTTGATTGGTCAGATCCTTGGGTTGGGAGACAAAAGTCTTGCTATGCTGGCATCTCGACGCTTAATTATTCTCGGTATCTGGGTGCAAGTGGCTATCGGTTTTGCCTATATAGTGTTGGCTTCGCCGGTCACGCGTTTATTGTTGGCTGATGACCCCCAGGCGCTGGCATCCGGAATCAGCTATGTGCGAATTATTGGTATCGGGCTGATGTTGGGTGCCAGCACAGGTGTCGTTGGCGGCGTTTTCAAAGGCGCCGGCTATACAATGCCGACATTTGTAGCGGGCACTGTTGCCAACTGGTTGATTAAAATACCGATTGCCATGGCTGGCAGTCTCTGGCTCAATTGGCCGGTGGAAGCCATATGGTGGGCGATTTCGCTCTCCGTTGTGGTAGAATGGTGGTTGCTTTTCGTTTGGCTGCGCCGTGGCAGCTGGCTTGAACGGGAAATTGTTGTTCAAAGTGCTTAA
- the smpB gene encoding SsrA-binding protein SmpB — MDEIKVIAENRKARHDYHIEDTLEAGIALQGTEVKSVRGRKVNIRDSFARVENNEVYLHSMHISPYEQGNRFNHDPLRTRKLLLHKSEIKRLIGVSREKGYALIPLRLYFRRGRVKVELAVARGKKLYDKRQDLAERSAKREMERAFRDNQKY, encoded by the coding sequence ATGGATGAAATTAAGGTAATTGCCGAAAATCGTAAAGCCAGGCATGATTATCATATTGAAGATACACTTGAAGCCGGCATCGCGTTACAGGGGACAGAAGTAAAATCTGTACGTGGTCGGAAAGTAAATATACGGGATAGTTTTGCCCGGGTGGAGAATAACGAAGTATACTTGCATAGCATGCACATCAGCCCTTATGAACAGGGCAATCGGTTTAATCACGATCCCCTGCGCACCCGTAAATTATTATTGCACAAGTCGGAGATTAAGCGTCTGATTGGCGTCAGCAGGGAAAAGGGCTATGCCCTGATTCCATTACGGCTGTACTTTCGCCGTGGACGGGTCAAGGTTGAGCTGGCGGTAGCCCGGGGCAAGAAGCTATATGACAAGCGCCAGGATCTTGCGGAGCGTTCTGCAAAACGGGAAATGGAACGTGCCTTTCGGGACAACCAGAAATATTAG
- the rnr gene encoding ribonuclease R has product MFFSFVIIIKRGEILKEKILEFMRKNAYKPLTHPELIAAFDIKDSESNKFVQLLNEMERTGEVIRTRWDRYGVPERMNLIVGRLQGHAKGFGFVIPDQPDTEDLYINAADTNGALHNDRVVARLHSKRSGSRAEGEIIRILERANSTVVGTFEKGKKFGFVRPDDKRIGQDIFVAKEDFSGAADQEKVVIEITSWPEGRRNAEGRIIQRLGHKDTPGTDILSIIYKHRLPLEFPQEVLDEAEQVPEIIADKDLVGRTDFRDQQIVTIDGEDAKDLDDAVSVTKLPEGYRLGVHIADVSHYVRPGSKIDKEAEARGTSVYLVDRVIPMLPEKLSNGICSLNPRQDRLTVSLIMDIDSSGNVINYELCKGVIRTAERMTYTAIYKILKEEDPELITKYQPLVEQFRLMEELALLLGQRREKRGAIDFDFTESKVEIGDNGQPVAIVPRPRTIAERIIEEFMLIANETVAEHFQHLGKPFIYRNHEKPAGEKIQELNEFVHNFGYHIKGSYDDIHPKALQQLLRNVEGQPHQRLINTITLRSMKQARYADKNIGHFGLSAKFYTHFTSPIRRYPDLLVHRFISYYLGVQPSKAGRIQIKKLHELADHCSRRERQAEEAERETVDMKKVEYMEQYLGEAFDGIISGVTAFGLFVELKNSVEGFVHISNMHDDYYHFNEKLYSLIGERKRKVYRLADPVKVKLIKVNKEERTLDFLLLNS; this is encoded by the coding sequence ATGTTTTTTTCCTTCGTAATAATCATAAAAAGAGGTGAAATTTTGAAAGAAAAAATTTTAGAGTTTATGCGTAAAAATGCATATAAGCCGTTGACCCATCCGGAGTTAATCGCTGCCTTTGATATAAAAGATTCAGAGAGCAACAAGTTTGTACAATTGCTCAATGAAATGGAACGTACTGGCGAGGTCATTCGTACCCGTTGGGACCGTTATGGGGTTCCTGAGCGCATGAATCTTATCGTTGGACGTTTGCAAGGACATGCCAAAGGTTTTGGATTTGTGATACCCGATCAGCCTGATACAGAAGATTTATATATCAATGCCGCTGATACCAACGGTGCTCTTCATAATGACCGGGTTGTTGCGAGATTGCATTCCAAGCGCTCCGGCTCCCGTGCCGAGGGTGAAATAATCCGTATTCTGGAGCGGGCCAACTCAACCGTTGTCGGCACGTTCGAGAAAGGCAAAAAATTCGGATTCGTCCGCCCCGATGATAAACGGATTGGACAGGATATCTTCGTAGCAAAGGAAGATTTCAGCGGCGCAGCCGATCAGGAAAAAGTGGTTATTGAGATTACCAGCTGGCCGGAAGGGCGGCGCAATGCCGAAGGGCGGATTATTCAACGCCTGGGCCATAAGGACACGCCGGGTACCGACATCTTGTCAATTATTTATAAGCATCGCCTGCCTCTGGAGTTTCCCCAAGAAGTTCTGGACGAGGCGGAGCAGGTCCCTGAGATAATTGCAGATAAAGATTTGGTCGGACGCACAGATTTTCGTGACCAGCAAATCGTTACTATTGACGGCGAAGATGCCAAGGATTTGGATGACGCTGTCAGTGTTACAAAATTGCCCGAGGGCTACCGCCTGGGAGTGCATATTGCAGACGTTTCTCACTATGTTCGCCCCGGCAGTAAAATAGACAAAGAAGCGGAAGCCCGGGGAACCAGTGTCTATTTGGTGGACCGAGTGATTCCAATGCTGCCCGAGAAACTCTCCAACGGCATTTGCAGTCTAAATCCACGACAGGACCGACTAACCGTCAGTCTGATCATGGATATCGACAGCTCCGGTAATGTGATTAATTACGAGCTGTGCAAGGGCGTTATCCGCACTGCAGAACGTATGACCTATACAGCGATTTATAAGATTCTCAAAGAGGAAGACCCGGAGTTAATCACTAAGTACCAGCCGCTGGTGGAACAATTCAGACTGATGGAGGAACTGGCGTTACTTTTGGGGCAACGTCGGGAAAAGCGAGGCGCCATTGATTTTGACTTTACTGAATCAAAAGTGGAAATTGGCGATAATGGTCAGCCGGTTGCAATTGTCCCCCGGCCGCGCACAATTGCCGAGCGTATCATCGAAGAGTTTATGTTGATTGCCAATGAAACCGTGGCGGAACACTTTCAACATCTAGGGAAACCCTTTATCTACCGTAACCACGAGAAGCCGGCAGGTGAAAAGATTCAGGAACTGAATGAGTTCGTGCATAATTTTGGCTATCACATCAAGGGATCGTATGATGATATCCACCCTAAGGCGCTGCAACAGCTTCTGCGCAATGTTGAAGGTCAACCGCATCAGCGGCTTATCAACACAATTACATTGCGGTCAATGAAGCAGGCCCGGTATGCCGACAAAAATATTGGTCATTTCGGCCTTTCGGCAAAGTTCTATACCCACTTTACATCGCCGATCCGGCGCTACCCCGACTTGCTCGTCCATCGGTTCATTAGCTATTATCTGGGGGTGCAGCCTTCTAAGGCAGGACGCATCCAGATCAAAAAGCTGCATGAACTGGCAGACCATTGTTCCAGGCGGGAGCGCCAGGCAGAAGAAGCTGAACGGGAAACAGTGGACATGAAAAAGGTCGAGTACATGGAGCAATATTTGGGCGAGGCCTTTGACGGGATAATTTCTGGAGTCACAGCCTTTGGTCTATTTGTGGAGTTGAAAAACAGCGTAGAGGGGTTTGTGCATATAAGCAATATGCATGATGATTACTATCACTTTAATGAAAAACTCTACAGCTTGATTGGCGAACGCAAGCGCAAGGTATACCGACTTGCGGACCCGGTGAAGGTGAAGCTGATTAAAGTTAATAAGGAGGAGCGGACTTTAGACTTTCTGCTCTTAAATAGTTAA
- a CDS encoding aldo/keto reductase produces MEYRKLGKAGVKLSAIGLGSWLTYGGTVEDQTAEACIDKAYASGINFFDTANVYRHGEAEVVVGRALKKYPRDSFVLATKAFWPMGDGPNDRGLSRKHIFEQVHASLKRLQVDYIDLWQCHRFDPETPIEETLRAIDDLITQGKILYAGVSEWSALQIQQALHLARKYNLDPIVSNQPQYSMLERYIEPEIIPLCEREGVGQVVWSPLAQGVLTGKYKPGQQPPVGSRAAEGKVSSSFAKLLTDTNLKKVQELQSVANSLDCSLPQLALAWILRQPNVTSCIIGASRPEQIEENIGALQVKLTDDTLTEIEEILSGDA; encoded by the coding sequence ATGGAATATCGCAAACTAGGTAAAGCAGGAGTGAAGCTCAGTGCCATCGGCCTCGGCAGTTGGCTTACGTACGGCGGCACTGTTGAGGACCAAACCGCCGAGGCTTGTATCGACAAGGCGTATGCATCGGGTATCAACTTTTTTGACACTGCCAATGTATACCGTCATGGAGAAGCGGAGGTTGTGGTCGGCAGGGCGTTAAAAAAATATCCCCGGGATTCATTTGTCCTGGCCACTAAAGCTTTCTGGCCCATGGGAGATGGACCAAATGACCGCGGGTTATCCCGTAAGCATATTTTTGAGCAGGTCCATGCATCATTGAAGCGCTTACAGGTCGATTATATCGACCTCTGGCAGTGCCACCGCTTTGACCCGGAAACACCAATAGAAGAAACCCTTCGGGCGATTGACGATTTGATTACTCAGGGGAAAATTCTTTACGCTGGTGTCAGCGAGTGGTCAGCGCTTCAGATTCAACAGGCGCTGCATCTAGCCAGAAAATACAATCTTGATCCAATTGTCTCCAACCAGCCCCAGTACAGCATGCTGGAGCGTTATATTGAACCGGAAATCATTCCCCTGTGCGAAAGGGAAGGTGTTGGCCAGGTGGTCTGGTCTCCACTGGCGCAGGGCGTGCTTACAGGAAAATATAAACCGGGTCAGCAGCCACCGGTTGGCAGCAGGGCCGCTGAAGGAAAAGTCAGCAGTTCTTTTGCCAAGCTGCTGACGGATACTAATTTGAAGAAGGTCCAAGAACTGCAAAGCGTTGCCAACAGTCTGGACTGTTCATTGCCGCAGCTGGCGCTGGCGTGGATTCTGCGACAGCCCAATGTCACCAGTTGTATCATTGGCGCCAGCCGTCCTGAGCAAATTGAAGAAAATATCGGGGCTTTACAGGTCAAGCTCACTGACGATACCCTCACTGAGATAGAGGAAATCCTGTCCGGAGATGCTTAG